A portion of the Verrucomicrobiota bacterium genome contains these proteins:
- a CDS encoding histone deacetylase, with product MVYDDLFGRHNPGSSHPERFERLEAVMAGLKEHKLLAELLLLKPVPTTTAWVTTIHSPEYLERVKASVAEGAAYLDTRDVPLTADSYMIALLAAGGVQVAVDAVMDGRVKNAFCLIRPPGHHALKDKAMGFCIFNNVAIAARYLQQKHHLAKILIVDWDVHHGNGTQAAFYNDPTVVYFSVHQHPAYPNTGLREERGEGAGTNTTYNVPLQPGSSIGNYKRAFHEVLVPAAANFKPDFVLISAGFDALENDPIGRMKLTAADYAELTRIVKDIANQYCHGRLVSALEGGYDPQNLAAAVEAHLRELMK from the coding sequence TTGGTTTATGATGATCTATTTGGCAGGCACAATCCCGGCTCCTCCCATCCTGAACGCTTTGAACGATTAGAGGCTGTCATGGCCGGATTGAAGGAGCACAAGCTGCTTGCTGAACTACTGCTACTCAAACCCGTGCCCACTACCACCGCATGGGTCACCACCATTCATTCCCCGGAATATCTCGAACGTGTGAAAGCCAGCGTGGCGGAGGGGGCTGCCTACCTCGACACGCGGGATGTGCCGCTCACCGCCGACTCGTACATGATCGCCCTGCTGGCGGCGGGTGGGGTACAGGTCGCCGTGGATGCCGTGATGGATGGCCGGGTCAAAAACGCCTTTTGCTTGATCCGCCCGCCCGGCCACCATGCCCTCAAGGACAAGGCCATGGGCTTCTGCATCTTCAACAACGTCGCCATCGCCGCCCGCTACCTCCAGCAAAAGCACCACCTGGCCAAAATCCTCATCGTGGATTGGGACGTCCACCATGGCAATGGCACCCAAGCCGCCTTTTACAATGATCCGACGGTCGTCTATTTCTCCGTGCATCAACATCCTGCCTATCCAAACACTGGGCTGCGCGAGGAGCGTGGGGAAGGCGCTGGCACCAATACGACGTATAACGTGCCCCTGCAGCCTGGCAGTTCCATCGGCAACTATAAACGCGCCTTTCACGAGGTGTTGGTCCCGGCGGCAGCCAATTTTAAACCGGATTTCGTGCTCATTTCCGCTGGCTTCGATGCCCTCGAAAATGACCCCATTGGCCGCATGAAGCTGACGGCTGCTGACTATGCGGAACTGACGCGGATCGTTAAAGACATCGCCAACCAATACTGCCATGGCCGCCTGGTATCCGCGCTGGAGGGTGGATACGATCCTCAAAACCTCGCCGCCGCTGTCGAAGCCCACCTCCGTGAACTGATGAAGTAG